The Actinomadura graeca nucleotide sequence GGGCGGGCTCATCGACACCTGGCTCGCGAGCATGCTGAACTTCATGGCGATCGCGGCCGCCGCGTACGCGATCCAGGCCGTCCTCAGGCTGCGGGCCGAGGAGACCTCGCTGCGCGCCGAGTCGCTCCTGGCCACCGGGGTCGCCCGGCTCCGCTGGGCGGCCGGGCACCTGGTGTTCGCTGTCGCCGGGCCGGTGGTCGTGCTGCTGGTCGCCGGCCTCGGCGCCGGGCTGGCCAGCGGCGACCCGGGCCGGCAGATCCCCCGGCTGCTGGGCGCCTCGGCGGCCCAGCTGCCCGCGGTCTGGGTGCTGGTCGCGGTGGGCCTCCTGGTCTTCGGCCGCCTTCCGCGGCTCTCGCCCATCGCCTGGGGCGCCCTCGGCGTGTGCGTGATGCTCGGCCAGGTCGGCGCGCTGCTGGAGCTCAGCCAGTGGGTGCTGGACGTCTCGCCCTTCACCCACACGCCCAAGCTGCCGGGCGGCGACCCGTCGGTGACGCCGCTGGTCTCGCTGACCGCGGTCGCCCTGGCGGTCGGCGCGGCCGGCCTGGCCGCCCTCCGCCGCCGCGACCTCCCCGCCTGACCCCTACCGGCCCCTACGCGTCCCGCCCCCTCCCGCGGCGGGGGCGGACGTAGGGGGCGGCTCCGGGTTGTCGCGCCCCACGGTGCGTGTGAGCGTGGGACGACACGACGGGCGCTACCGAGGAGCGGTTCATGGCCAGGGCGGAATCGGGCACGGCCGATGTTCTGAACATGAAGGACGAGAGCATGCTCGCGGATCCGTTCGCCGCCTACGGCCGGATCCGCGAGCAGGCCCCGCTGGTCCGCGCCGCGATGCCCGGCGTGGAGCCGTACTGGATCGTCACGCGCTACGACGACGTGAAGCAGGTCCTGGGCGACGCGCGGTTCGTGTCGAGCGTCGACAACGTCCCGGACCTGGAGGTCCCGGACCGGATGGAGCAGTTCCAGATCTCCCGGGGCATCCCGCCGGAGTTCCTGGAGTACCTGCGGACGAGCATGGCGCGCCTGGACGGCGACGACCACCTGAGGCAGCGCAGGCTGGCGGCGCACGTCTTCACCGCACGCCGCATGATCGCCTTACGCCCGCGGGTCGAGGAGATGGTCGGGGACCTCCTGGACCGGCTCCCCGGGATGGCCCGGGACGGGGTCGTCGACCTGGTCGCGCACTTCGCGCTGCCCCTGCCGCTCGCGGTGATCTTCGAGCTGGTCGGCGTGCCCGAGCCGGACCGCCCGCGCTTCCTCGCCACCATCTGGCAGTGGATGATCGCGGCCGGCTCGGGGAAGGGCGGCGCGTCGCCGTCGGGGCCCGGCGACGTGCACGGGTTCATCCTCGACCTCGTCGAGCGCCGCCGCGCCGATCCCGGCACGGACCTGATCTCCTCGCTGATCCGCGTCCGGGACGACGACGAGCGCCGCGTCGGCGACACCGAGCTGGTGTGGCTGATCATGAGCCTGCTGATCGCGGGCCACGAGACGACGGCCAACCTCATCGGCAACTCGGTCGCGGCCCTGCTCACCCATCCCGACCAGCTCGGCCTGCTCCGGCGGCGGCCGGAGCTCATGCCGAAGGCCGTCAACGAGCTGGTGCGCTGGTGCAGCCCCGTCGTGACCGCCCCGCACCGGTACGCGACCGAGGACATCGAGGTCGGCGGCGTCCTGGTGCGCAAGGGGGAGTCGGTGATGGTCGTGTTCGCCGGCGCGAACCACGACCCCCGTGCGTTCGACGCCCCGGAGCGGCTCGACCTCGACCGGGAGGCGACGCCCGGCCGCGCCCACCTCGGCTTCGGGCACGGGCTGCGCCACTGCCCCGGCGCCGCGCTTGGCCGGATGGAGGCGGAGGTCGCCTTGGAGGCGCTGCTGCGCCGCTTCCCCGATCTCGCGCTCGCCGCCGACCCGGCCGAGCTCCGGCACGCCCGGATCCCGGGCCTGTGGAAGCTGCTCGCGCTCCCCGTCACCCTGTGAGCGCCGGGGACGCGGCACCCCTGCGACGGCCGGCCCGCCACCCCTGCCCTTCGGCGCCGACCCCTAATTGCGGCCTTCGCGGCACCCGTTCCTCTAGGGGTGGCCCTGAACGGCGGCGCGGATATGCTTGATGGTATATGAACCGTTCGGCGGCAGGAGGATTTCCATGCCCGGGAAAGTCAGCGGAAAAATGGGCTTACCTGAAACCGGCGGCGGCCGCGGGGGAACTGTGAACCGGTCCGTCGACATCCTCCTCGAAGGCGGTCCCGGGGGGATCCCACGCCGGCTCCGGGTCGCCCTCGACGAGATCGAGGACGGCCGCATCAAGATCGACCACCGCGGCGGCAGGGAGCACTTCGAGCGAGTCGACGGGTCACCCGGCCCGGACGCCGCGCAGGCCGTCTTCCGCTGGACCCAGCGCACCCGGATCGCCGAATAGCGATTCGACGCGCTTGTCACCGCCGTTTCCGCCGGGCATCCGCCTGGCCGCCCGCCGTGAAACGGCCGCGCGTTTCACCGCGCCCCGGTGTTGGTGGTGTCGTCCCCGGTGGAAATGATTCCGGAATTGTCGCCGCCGATCGCGACCGACCTTTCCCCCGATGCCTGCACCCGCGCGGCGGCGGACCCGCCCGCGGAGGGCTCCGCGCGGTCCCGGGCGCCGCGCCGCTCGACGATCAGCCCGCGCACCGCCAGGGCCAGCCCCGCGATCCCGACCACGGCGCCCACGACGCCCACCGTGTCGACCGGGCGGAGACCCCGCACGGCGAAGTAGACGGCCAGGACCGCCACGGCCGCCACCGCGACCAGGCCCCCGGCCCAGATCACTCCACGTCCCGTCATCCGTCCATCATCGGGCACCCGGCCCCGGGGCGCCCAGGCCGGAAGAGGACGCGACCGTTTCCGTCAGGGGAGCGGGACGACGTGGGGGGCGATGCTGGCGAGCTTCTCGCAGGTCTCCTCGTACTCGCGGTCGGGCGTCGAGCCGCTGACGATCCCGGCGCCGGCGCGGAGCCAGGCCCGGCCGTCCTCCTTATAGAGGGCGCGCAGGACGAGGGCGGAGTCGAAGGAGCCGTCGTGGGACAGGGCCGCGACGGCGCCGGCGTAGAGGCCGCGCGGCTCGTCCAGGCGGGTGACGGCCTCGATCGCCTCGGGTTTCGGGATGCCGGACGCGGTGACGCCGGGGAAGAGCGCGTCGAGGGCGTCCCACGCGGT carries:
- a CDS encoding DUF5988 family protein, translating into MNRSVDILLEGGPGGIPRRLRVALDEIEDGRIKIDHRGGREHFERVDGSPGPDAAQAVFRWTQRTRIAE
- a CDS encoding cytochrome P450 family protein, with translation MARAESGTADVLNMKDESMLADPFAAYGRIREQAPLVRAAMPGVEPYWIVTRYDDVKQVLGDARFVSSVDNVPDLEVPDRMEQFQISRGIPPEFLEYLRTSMARLDGDDHLRQRRLAAHVFTARRMIALRPRVEEMVGDLLDRLPGMARDGVVDLVAHFALPLPLAVIFELVGVPEPDRPRFLATIWQWMIAAGSGKGGASPSGPGDVHGFILDLVERRRADPGTDLISSLIRVRDDDERRVGDTELVWLIMSLLIAGHETTANLIGNSVAALLTHPDQLGLLRRRPELMPKAVNELVRWCSPVVTAPHRYATEDIEVGGVLVRKGESVMVVFAGANHDPRAFDAPERLDLDREATPGRAHLGFGHGLRHCPGAALGRMEAEVALEALLRRFPDLALAADPAELRHARIPGLWKLLALPVTL